The genomic window AGGCGCTCGCCGCTAATTCTCACGACGAAGACCGGGCGACCCTTTCAGAAACGCTATCTGGCTGAACAGTGGGCGGAGGCGCAGCAAGCTGCAGCTGTCGAAGACTTGCACTTTCACGATATTCGCGGAACCACAGTCACCATGCTGTTCGAAGCCGGGTGCAACCTCGGTGAGATCGCTGCGGTCACCGGACATTCTCTGCGCCGCGCACAGGACATTCTCGACAAATATCTGGCTCGGACAAGCAGGCTTGCCGACAGCGCAATCGCGAAATTCGAGAACGTACTGGAAACAGATTTTGCAAAACAAGTTGCAAAACGCGGAGGTTCTGAAGAGGCTAAGTAGTGGCGCGCCCGAAGAGATTCGAACTCCTGACCCCCAGATTCGTAGTCTGGTGCTCTATCCAGCTGAGCTACGGGCGCGTGCCTTTTGCGGTCGCCGCATCTGTCTGCGGCGTGCGAGACGGCTTCTAGAGCCTTGCGATTTGGATTGCAAGCGGGTTTGCGAAAATTGTTGTCATTTTCCTGCAACATCAACAGGCGAGGCCGCCACCGATGCACGGCCGCTATCCGCCGGCCCCGCTCTCCTCGCGCCAGCTTTCCAGCATCACCGGGCGGTCGGGAATTTCGATGCGGAACAGCGTGCCCTGCCCGGCCTTTTCCACAAGCCCGATCGTGCCGCCATGGGCGAGCACCAGTTCGCGGGCAATCGCAAGGCCCAGTCCGGTGCCCCCGCTGCGGGCCGAACCGCGGAAGGCGGCAAACAGGTTCTCGCGCGCCTTCTGCGGCATGCCGGGGCCGGTATCGTCGATCGTCAGCGACACCACGCTGCCGTGTCGCTGGGCGGAAACCGTCAGACAGTTGACCGTCTCGGCCTTGGCCCTGGCCTGCTGGCCGAGCGCTTCGACGCTGTTGCGGCAAAGGTTGAAGATCACCCTGAACAACTGCTCTGGATCGGCATCGATATTCAGCCCCTCGGGCACCCGGTTGATCCACTCGATCGAGGGATCTGCGGAGAGTTCGAGATAGTCATGTACGTCGTTGACCAGCATCCGAAAATCGACCAGCCGGCGCTTCGGCTCGGCCTCGGAGACCTGACCATAGCTCAGCACCGTGCGCGAATAGGCCGCAGCCCGGTCGATCGCGCGCAGCAGTTTGGGCGCGATGCGCTTGACCACGGGATCGTCGGTCCCGGCAATGCGGTCCGACATCAGTTGCGCGGCCGCGAGGATATTGCGCATGTCGTGATTGATCTTGGAAACGGCAAGGCCGAGTTCGGCAAGCCGCTTCTGCTGGCGCAGGGTCTTCTGCAATTCACTCTGCATGGTGGCGAGATGGCGGCCGGCGATGCCGAGTTCGTCGCGTTCGTCGCTCGCGCGGAACACGCTTTCGGGCAGGTCGGGATGCTCGGAGAAGGCCTGCATGTTGGCGATCTGGCGCCTGAGCGGCCGCACCAGCATCGAATTCAGCCGGAAGAAGATCAGCATCGCGGTGACCGACGAGAGCAGAATGCTGAGCGCGAAGATATTGCGCGCGTAGATCAGCAGCGCGTGGCGCAATTCATCGTCGGA from Martelella sp. NC20 includes these protein-coding regions:
- a CDS encoding sensor histidine kinase, with amino-acid sequence MPRFLAGLSGRILTLTVAVIMFAEVVFFVPALSTMRLRWLDDRLNTAAAAVTVIDGLQPLSLPRALQDETLMATGTKAIVLRKDGMSQLLAVADMPPEISRSYDLTDVGPVEAVVDAFDELLFGGGRAIRILGHIGDSDAIIELVISDDELRHALLIYARNIFALSILLSSVTAMLIFFRLNSMLVRPLRRQIANMQAFSEHPDLPESVFRASDERDELGIAGRHLATMQSELQKTLRQQKRLAELGLAVSKINHDMRNILAAAQLMSDRIAGTDDPVVKRIAPKLLRAIDRAAAYSRTVLSYGQVSEAEPKRRLVDFRMLVNDVHDYLELSADPSIEWINRVPEGLNIDADPEQLFRVIFNLCRNSVEALGQQARAKAETVNCLTVSAQRHGSVVSLTIDDTGPGMPQKARENLFAAFRGSARSGGTGLGLAIARELVLAHGGTIGLVEKAGQGTLFRIEIPDRPVMLESWREESGAGG